Proteins from one Haloarchaeobius litoreus genomic window:
- a CDS encoding WD40/YVTN/BNR-like repeat-containing protein translates to MVLLVGTFDGVFAVHDGHDGSPERRLHATVYRLCSTGGGCIAATGSGLYRTTDGHDWVHVAELPGAAVSTAVSPDGERWYVGTDPAAVHVSTDDGASWRELDALQSLPDRDRWRDRAPGEDANVRTIAVHPGAPDRLAVGIEPGGVYLSVDGGETWSARSAGVHDDVHHLLALGADEYVAACGNGLYRTDDAGRTWLRQDTDFRDFWFNYFRESCQHDGTLYTAANGWGPAAPGGALFEATDDGEVERLPYPGENDSFVVSWAMEDDTVYAGTMDVQDGFGQYAPARILRREEHGWFEAAQVPAGARTLATI, encoded by the coding sequence ATGGTGCTCCTCGTCGGTACGTTCGACGGCGTCTTCGCCGTCCACGACGGTCACGACGGCAGTCCCGAGCGACGGCTGCACGCGACCGTCTACCGGCTGTGCTCGACGGGGGGCGGCTGCATCGCGGCGACCGGGTCCGGCCTCTACCGGACGACCGACGGCCACGACTGGGTCCACGTCGCGGAGCTCCCCGGCGCGGCCGTCTCGACGGCTGTCAGCCCGGACGGCGAGCGCTGGTACGTCGGCACCGATCCCGCCGCCGTCCACGTCTCCACCGACGACGGGGCGAGCTGGCGCGAGCTCGACGCACTCCAGTCGCTCCCGGACCGCGACCGCTGGCGCGACCGCGCCCCCGGCGAGGACGCGAACGTCCGAACGATAGCGGTCCACCCTGGCGCACCCGACCGGCTCGCCGTCGGCATCGAACCCGGCGGCGTCTACCTCAGCGTCGACGGCGGCGAGACGTGGTCGGCCCGCTCGGCGGGCGTCCACGACGACGTCCACCACCTGCTCGCGCTCGGGGCCGACGAGTACGTCGCCGCCTGCGGGAACGGGCTCTACCGGACCGACGACGCCGGCCGCACGTGGCTCAGACAGGACACCGACTTCCGCGACTTCTGGTTCAACTACTTCCGCGAGAGCTGCCAGCACGACGGCACGCTGTACACGGCCGCCAACGGCTGGGGCCCGGCTGCACCCGGTGGGGCGCTGTTCGAGGCGACCGACGACGGCGAGGTGGAGCGGCTCCCCTATCCGGGTGAGAACGACTCGTTCGTCGTCTCGTGGGCCATGGAAGACGACACGGTGTACGCCGGCACGATGGACGTACAGGACGGCTTCGGTCAGTACGCTCCTG